From one Bacteroides eggerthii genomic stretch:
- a CDS encoding Txe/YoeB family addiction module toxin has product MGVLEEKQSQYCQTHQKDPSQLIEHPYTGIAKPEPLKYDLAGKWSRRINEEHRLIYSVNDDRVEIDILSMKYHYSKK; this is encoded by the coding sequence ATGGGAGTACTGGAAGAAAAACAATCCCAATATTGCCAAACGCATCAAAAAGATCCTTCTCAGTTGATAGAACACCCTTATACAGGAATTGCCAAGCCAGAACCTCTTAAATATGATTTAGCAGGTAAATGGTCAAGACGCATCAACGAAGAGCATCGTCTTATTTACTCTGTAAATGATGACAGGGTAGAGATTGATATACTTTCAATGAAATACCATTACTCCAAGAAGTAA